gcGCAGCGCGAAAAATCAGTTAGAACAATGGTTGGTTGCCTGGGATGCAGATCTGTGGCgcatcataaatatttatgaaaggTCTGGCCGGGCACGTACCACCGAAAGCACCTCATATTGTATAGGAAACACCGGCGAATGGTCCACAAATTTATTGGGCTCCTTGGCCAAAACTCATCTTTAATGCCAGCACATGCGGCTCATATAAATATTGAGCcggaatatttattttcaattgatTGCTGGTATATTTTAGGGGgcaagaaaatgaaatatacgCCCAAATGCGGATAAAATCAGGTATTCGTAAATTTATGttccttaatttttttccttaataaaaacaagcttGCGTTCCTAGTATATTTGATTATAAAATACCATATTTTTATAGAACTTTTTACAAAACAAAGCAGTAATTTATGCTAAAGGCCAAGAAAGATAAAACAacactttatattttatatatactcTATATTATTacttgaatttttaaatgctaGCACAACTAGTTTGAAACCTTCAACGATTTAATCGCCACAACTAGAGATAGTTTTGTTAAGCAATTTATTTCGCCATCTGTCTGCAACTGTCCAGCCATTTGGCTCTCCCTGCTGCCAAAACTTTTCAGATTTGTTTGCGTGCTTCGCCGGAGCTGGGTGAATTGCAAAGCCAAATCGCCCGATCCGAGTCACAACTATCAATTAAACTAATTAGCTTGATTTCCCAGCCGAGTTGCGCAACCGAGGGACACGCCCAAAACTTTCGCCTTGGCCCTCGACTTTCTTTTTTCGGTCTGCGGTTGCGAGGGAAAATTCAATCAGCGCGTGCAGAAAAACGCAATCAAATGATTAAGTCAACAAATGAAGGCAAATTGCTGGGGCCGCAGCTGGCCGGTGCCGGACTTTTGGGATGCACTGTGTGCGGAAAATCGAAGCTGAAGCTCGGAGAAGTAAAAAGTCGCCGTGGCGGCCAATGAGCTTGTTTCCACCGAGGTCTTCCTCAAAACTTTGGTCAACTTTTCCCCCGGGGATCCGTTTTTCCTCGCCTTTTTTGTGACAACATCGGGGGGCATTTTAAACAGGTGAAATAGCACAAAAAACTTTCGGTTTTCCTAATGAGAGTCGTACTTTTGGCTATTGATTAAATCGAGGCTGCTGTCGGCTTTTTCGCCCACCGCCCTTTCCCGCCGGCCAACATATTTTTGCCGTTTTTACGCCCCAGCCCACattcaaattcaattgacTGGGCGTGGCACGTGCTGCACAGTGCATATATCTCTATCTATGTCTACGGGTGAATGTGTGGCCGCCTCCTTGGAGCACATTTATTCCCCTTTTTGGGTGCGATTGCCTGGcaggaaatttatttatattcaatttGCGAATTTATGCCACTTTTTTTGCCGGGAAAGGCAGCGACAATGCCGGGGGAAATTCACTTTGCAGCAGATGCACATGGAGGATATGCACCAGGCGAAAATGTGACGGGGACTCGGTATCAGGGATTGGGTTTGAGGGAAAAAACTGATGGGCTTACGGCAGGATAAGTGAGTGGATATATTCTTAAGAGGACTGCCAAGAGATCTTGAGAAGAGGATTGTTGAAGAATGACATAAAtaagatttatatatattatgagACTGATGTCTGAACTGCTTAACAACTCGTgcaaaaaagtattaaaaattaaattaaacaagatgtcctaataaaataatattttgtttgtattttcaaacaaaaactTATTGTAACCCCATAAGATCGATGTTTTCAGATAATTTTGAAGCAGTATATAACATCAATCCATAAACTAATATCCGATTTTTAGacacttataaacatttcaaaactGAGTGTTGGtacattgaaattaattaaatttaatttaataaacctATTGAAAAGCAATAAGAATGctgatataaaaaattattaaaacattattaaGGATAAAAACagttattaattatatattttttagtttatcgTAGATCTTCCTGGGAGAATTCCTGTACACCGTTTTTACAGATAACATTATGATTTGAAAGAGTAGCTCTTGCGGATTTGAGGACTCCATTTTCTCCCAGGGCCCAGGAGGACCTTAACAACTTGCTCAGACTTGCCGTTCTGTGGAAGGAACTTCATGCTGTATTTAGGGTCACTGATGCATTTACCACTGCTGATGGTCCGTCTGTACTCCTGCTGCCTGTCGATAAGGTCGATTCCGAGTGGGTACACTTCTGCAAAATCATAAACACATTTGGCCGCTGCTGTCGTTCTGGCTGATTACCTAATCTGAAGGACTAGCTCTGCCGTACTGAGTACCATTACCTGGTAGTTCCCAAAGGTACAGTCCGAACCCAAGAAAAACCAGCGGTACCTAGGCTTCGAGGTCTGCCTACCTATCCATCCTTGGAAAGGTACTTAGGTAGAGGTCGCCTAAAGACAGTATATATAGTCTCATCTGGCCGAGGATCCTTCATTCCGTCGATGTCCTTCCACAGCGATAGTCAGCCCCGAATCGTCGTCCGTTGAGAGCGTGAGTTCTTTGTGTCTGTGATAGTTCGACCCAGTGCCAAGTGCTCAGGATGTTATTCCTAGCGCCGCGCAAACATCTGTTTGCCACCAACCTGATCATCCTGCTGATGATCTACGTGATGCGAAAGTGCCTCCAGCTCTTCTGCATCATCGAGAAGCGCACCggccaggaggaggagcaggtcCACCTGCCGGAGAGGGAGATCCTCCAGAGGCGCCGCGGCGGCTTCAAGATCATCCCGGATGCCATGCACCAGAGCATGCACGGCTTTGGCTATGGAGAGGGTCACTACCAGATCTTCGTGGAGAAGAAGGAGCGCAACCTGCCCACCAAATCGCGCCTCAACGCGGCCACAGCCGAAGTCAAGCTGAATCCCAATTAGTTGGTCTTTCGGGATTCCAAGAAAACATTGACATCCTAGGATGTCAAAGACAATGTGCCAAttgagccagcaaaaaagctTAATCCCTGAGCCCCCAGGAATATCCCCATACATCCAAGTCTTCTTCAATAGTCTTTAAATAATACTTAAATCTACGCAAAaccatgtattttttataaacatcgAAGCGCAGTATTGgccattaataaaaaatataaaaaaataggtGTTAGTAGTTGAATGTCTTTAGGTGATTATAGCAAAAAAGGAAAGGGAAAGTTATAGTCCATCTAGAAAGAATACTTCGATTAGTTAAAGAATTAGAAGGCTTTCAAATTAATACCTTTTTCATGTAGGCTGTTTTGATAGATTGTTCCTTTTTTGTTGGTCATGACTATTTTGGGTGATCTGCAATTTTCCTGCGGTATAAGAACTCCACTTACTCGAGGGCAGCCCTTGAAAAATGATATATCCTGCGGAGGGGGCGGCTTCTCTGATCGCGTGGGTGTTGCAGCAACATTAAATGG
This window of the Drosophila biarmipes strain raj3 chromosome 3L, RU_DBia_V1.1, whole genome shotgun sequence genome carries:
- the LOC108034686 gene encoding uncharacterized protein LOC108034686, with the translated sequence MLFLAPRKHLFATNLIILLMIYVMRKCLQLFCIIEKRTGQEEEQVHLPEREILQRRRGGFKIIPDAMHQSMHGFGYGEGHYQIFVEKKERNLPTKSRLNAATAEVKLNPN